In Gemmata obscuriglobus, a single genomic region encodes these proteins:
- a CDS encoding serine/threonine protein kinase codes for MIGRVFMGRYETRRQLGEGGMGRVYLARQLDLGREVVVKVMHEQIAADPKFRDRFLRETLLMARFQHPGAVTLYDATLDDPLGPCIIMEYVKGVNLESLLLKNKRMSAPRVGRIIGELCEVLQAAHDEGIIHRDLKPANLMVVDADTPRERIKVMDFGLAKLIEGEPTTRKVTDTNVDFAVGTPGYICPEQVRGEEMDHRGDLYSVGVMMYELLTGRLPFNGPTSMDILLAHATEYAPTFAELGLTGWVPTEIEELVFDTLAKDPDDRPQAARELAERFDTALNRAQVKAEARSSVPPQSHSGLRAPASHSGLTFPPQSASVVATPPPASALTQTGTSRDNAALPFHMEAWMPESIAIMKLRGFVHDAGGEVVESVPGLIKVRLGGRKTPTGGPLSWLGLRRSASPIDVELHLHHLDPTKDNSLTVHVLFRPSHPALLTDRNWRQRCTQVFIELRSYLMGRAPD; via the coding sequence ATGATCGGCCGCGTATTCATGGGTCGGTACGAAACGAGGCGGCAGCTCGGCGAGGGCGGCATGGGCAGGGTGTACCTCGCGCGCCAGCTCGATCTGGGCCGAGAGGTGGTCGTCAAGGTCATGCACGAGCAGATCGCCGCCGACCCCAAATTCCGCGACCGCTTCCTGCGCGAAACCCTGCTGATGGCCCGGTTCCAGCACCCCGGCGCCGTCACCCTCTATGATGCCACGCTCGACGACCCGCTCGGGCCGTGCATCATCATGGAGTACGTTAAGGGTGTGAACCTCGAGTCGCTGCTGCTCAAAAACAAGCGCATGAGCGCCCCGCGCGTGGGGCGGATCATCGGTGAGTTGTGCGAGGTCCTCCAGGCGGCCCATGACGAGGGCATCATCCACCGCGATCTGAAGCCCGCGAACCTCATGGTGGTCGACGCCGACACCCCGCGCGAGCGCATCAAGGTCATGGACTTCGGTCTTGCGAAGCTGATCGAGGGCGAGCCGACCACCCGCAAGGTGACCGACACGAACGTCGATTTCGCGGTCGGCACCCCCGGCTACATCTGCCCCGAGCAGGTGCGCGGCGAGGAAATGGACCACCGCGGCGACCTGTACAGCGTCGGCGTCATGATGTACGAGCTGCTCACCGGTCGGCTCCCGTTCAACGGGCCGACCAGCATGGACATCCTGCTGGCCCACGCCACCGAGTACGCCCCCACGTTCGCCGAACTCGGGCTGACGGGGTGGGTGCCGACGGAAATCGAAGAGCTGGTGTTCGACACCCTCGCGAAGGACCCCGACGACCGCCCCCAGGCGGCCCGGGAACTCGCCGAGCGGTTCGACACCGCGCTGAACCGCGCGCAGGTGAAAGCGGAGGCCCGGAGTTCGGTCCCGCCGCAATCGCACAGCGGGCTGCGGGCGCCGGCGTCGCACTCCGGGCTGACCTTCCCTCCCCAGTCCGCATCGGTCGTAGCGACCCCGCCGCCGGCGTCCGCGCTCACCCAGACGGGCACGTCGCGGGACAACGCCGCGCTCCCATTTCACATGGAAGCGTGGATGCCGGAAAGCATCGCGATCATGAAGCTCCGCGGGTTCGTTCACGACGCCGGCGGCGAGGTGGTCGAGAGCGTCCCGGGTCTGATCAAGGTGCGCCTCGGCGGGCGCAAGACGCCCACCGGCGGCCCGCTCTCGTGGCTCGGGCTGCGCCGCTCCGCCAGCCCCATCGACGTCGAACTCCACCTCCACCACCTGGACCCGACCAAGGACAACAGCCTCACGGTCCACGTTCTGTTCCGCCCGTCGCACCCGGCGCTGCTCACCGACCGCAACTGG